The proteins below come from a single Acidovorax sp. NCPPB 4044 genomic window:
- the bluB gene encoding 5,6-dimethylbenzimidazole synthase yields MPEEESAGQGTGRPYSDAERDAVYRAIHERRDMRHFAGGTVAPTVLERLLRAAHHGPSVGFMQPWRFIRIADPALRRRLHACVEAERLRTAGVLGSEAPPRGRPALQGAGRGEEFLRLKLEGLLDAAELIAVALADGREAHVFGRRTMPHMDIASVGCAIENLWLAARAEGLGLGWVSIFDPAEVAALLGLPPGAEPVALLCLGPVHDFYPAPMLERERWARRAPLASVVFEGAWGRPAAWLAGEGPQDAVPGQRDG; encoded by the coding sequence ATGCCTGAAGAAGAATCCGCCGGCCAGGGCACGGGCCGGCCCTACAGCGACGCGGAGCGCGACGCCGTCTACCGCGCCATCCACGAGCGGCGCGACATGCGGCACTTCGCGGGCGGCACGGTGGCACCCACCGTGCTGGAGCGCCTGCTGCGCGCCGCGCACCACGGCCCGAGCGTGGGCTTCATGCAGCCCTGGCGCTTCATCCGCATCGCCGACCCCGCGCTGCGCCGGCGACTGCATGCCTGCGTGGAGGCCGAGCGGCTGCGCACGGCCGGCGTGCTGGGCAGCGAGGCACCGCCGCGCGGGCGCCCCGCGCTGCAGGGCGCCGGACGCGGCGAAGAGTTCCTGCGGCTCAAGCTCGAAGGCCTGCTCGATGCGGCCGAGCTGATCGCCGTGGCGCTGGCCGACGGGCGCGAGGCCCACGTCTTCGGCCGCCGCACCATGCCGCACATGGACATCGCCTCGGTGGGCTGCGCCATCGAGAACCTGTGGCTCGCCGCGCGCGCCGAGGGGCTGGGCCTGGGCTGGGTGTCGATCTTCGACCCGGCCGAGGTGGCAGCCCTGCTGGGCCTGCCGCCCGGCGCCGAGCCCGTGGCGCTGCTGTGCCTGGGGCCGGTGCACGATTTCTACCCCGCGCCGATGCTGGAGCGCGAGCGCTGGGCGCGCCGCGCGCCGCTCGCCTCCGTGGTGTTCGAGGGCGCCTGGGGCCGCCCTGCAGCGTGGCTCGCGGGCGAAGGACCGCAGGACGCCGTGCCCGGTCAGCGCGATGGCTGA
- the cbiB gene encoding adenosylcobinamide-phosphate synthase CbiB produces the protein MAEVAAALLHAAGAALPWALALVLALAIDGWWGEPPAALHPVVWMGRALHWCGARIAPAQPRADDRRAFALGAAAWLLLAALVGGTAWALERSTLELPLLLAVPVLALLFKPLFAWRMLRGEVLAVESALSQSLPAGRERLARLVSRDVHALQAVQVRESAIESLAENLNDSVVAPLFWFVLLGLPGAALYRFANTADAMWGYPGMRGGRYWQWAGKWAARADDVLSWVPARITAALLLLGARGVRWAAVARQARKTPSPNSGWPMAAMALALGVRLAKPGVYTLHRRGRRAAPLHTRRAATLAGEAVLLCVPLALAALWLRELLRAALAAGWGA, from the coding sequence ATGGCTGAGGTGGCTGCCGCGCTGCTGCATGCGGCGGGGGCCGCGCTGCCCTGGGCGCTGGCCCTGGTGCTGGCGCTCGCGATCGATGGGTGGTGGGGCGAGCCGCCCGCGGCCCTGCACCCCGTCGTCTGGATGGGCCGGGCGCTGCACTGGTGCGGCGCGCGCATCGCACCCGCGCAGCCGCGCGCGGACGATCGGCGGGCCTTCGCGCTGGGCGCCGCGGCATGGCTGCTGCTGGCCGCGCTGGTGGGCGGCACGGCCTGGGCGCTGGAACGCTCCACGCTGGAGCTGCCGCTGCTGCTGGCGGTGCCCGTGCTGGCGCTGCTGTTCAAGCCGTTGTTCGCCTGGCGCATGCTGCGCGGCGAGGTGCTGGCGGTGGAGTCGGCGCTGTCGCAATCGCTGCCGGCCGGGCGCGAGCGGCTCGCGCGCCTCGTGAGCCGCGACGTGCATGCGCTGCAGGCCGTGCAGGTGCGCGAATCGGCCATCGAATCGCTGGCCGAGAACCTGAACGACTCGGTGGTGGCGCCGCTCTTCTGGTTCGTGCTGCTGGGGCTACCGGGCGCGGCGCTCTACCGCTTCGCCAACACCGCCGATGCCATGTGGGGCTACCCCGGCATGCGCGGAGGCCGCTATTGGCAGTGGGCCGGCAAGTGGGCCGCGCGCGCGGACGACGTGCTCTCCTGGGTGCCGGCCCGCATCACCGCGGCGCTGCTGTTGCTGGGCGCGCGCGGCGTGCGCTGGGCGGCCGTGGCCCGGCAGGCGCGCAAGACCCCGTCGCCCAACAGCGGCTGGCCCATGGCGGCCATGGCGCTGGCCTTGGGGGTGCGCCTGGCCAAGCCGGGTGTCTACACGCTGCACCGCCGCGGCCGCCGCGCCGCGCCGCTGCACACGCGCCGCGCCGCCACGCTGGCGGGCGAGGCCGTGCTGCTGTGCGTGCCGCTCGCGCTGGCTGCGCTGTGGCTGCGGGAACTGCTGCGCGCGGCGCTGGCGGCAGGGTGGGGCGCATGA
- a CDS encoding aminotransferase class I/II-fold pyridoxal phosphate-dependent enzyme: MRLPEPSPVHGGPDAQGVPLHDFSTNANACGPCPVALAAVQGVDASRYPDPAYTALREALGAWHGVAPARIVIAASASEFIHRLAAWAARRGLAGVAVPAHGYGDYTRAAAAWGLRVGRFPDAGPGPVLHWACDPGSPLGTPDPALAAWRAQERDGHAGPDGGLRIVDCAYAPLRLDPPGAGDALPAGAWQLWTPNKALGLTGVRAAYAVAPRHASPDEVAALQSLAPSWPVGAHGVAMLSAWVAPDVQRWLAGTLDTLRAWKAAQQALCADMGWEVGPGSAANYFVAQPPVPDLESRLRALRDEGVKLRDCASFGLPGWVRLGVLGPASGQALQRAWRASGPV; the protein is encoded by the coding sequence ATGAGGCTGCCGGAGCCTTCGCCCGTGCACGGCGGCCCCGACGCGCAGGGCGTGCCGCTGCACGACTTCTCCACCAACGCGAATGCCTGCGGCCCCTGCCCGGTGGCGCTGGCGGCCGTGCAGGGCGTCGATGCGTCGCGCTACCCCGACCCGGCCTACACCGCACTGCGCGAGGCCCTGGGCGCATGGCACGGCGTGGCGCCGGCGCGCATCGTGATCGCCGCGAGCGCGAGCGAATTCATCCACCGCCTGGCCGCCTGGGCCGCGCGGCGCGGCCTGGCCGGCGTGGCGGTGCCCGCGCACGGCTATGGCGACTACACGCGCGCCGCGGCGGCCTGGGGCCTGCGCGTGGGGCGGTTTCCGGATGCGGGCCCCGGGCCGGTGCTCCACTGGGCCTGCGACCCCGGCAGCCCGCTGGGCACGCCCGACCCGGCCCTGGCCGCGTGGCGCGCACAGGAGAGGGACGGCCATGCGGGCCCGGACGGCGGCCTGCGCATCGTCGACTGCGCCTACGCGCCGCTGCGGCTGGATCCGCCCGGTGCCGGCGATGCACTGCCCGCGGGTGCGTGGCAGCTCTGGACGCCCAACAAGGCCCTCGGCCTCACGGGCGTGCGCGCGGCCTATGCCGTCGCCCCGCGCCACGCATCGCCGGACGAAGTCGCCGCGCTGCAGTCGCTGGCGCCGTCCTGGCCCGTGGGCGCGCACGGCGTGGCGATGCTCTCGGCCTGGGTGGCGCCGGACGTGCAGCGCTGGCTGGCCGGCACGCTGGACACGCTGCGCGCGTGGAAGGCGGCGCAGCAGGCGCTGTGCGCGGACATGGGGTGGGAGGTGGGGCCGGGGAGCGCTGCCAACTACTTCGTGGCGCAGCCGCCTGTCCCCGATCTGGAATCGCGGCTGCGCGCGTTGCGCGATGAGGGCGTCAAGCTGCGCGACTGCGCATCCTTCGGACTGCCGGGCTGGGTCAGGCTCGGGGTGCTCGGCCCCGCAAGCGGGCAGGCCCTCCAGCGAGCCTGGCGCGCGTCCGGGCCCGTGTAG